The Triticum aestivum cultivar Chinese Spring chromosome 3A, IWGSC CS RefSeq v2.1, whole genome shotgun sequence genome includes a region encoding these proteins:
- the LOC123062548 gene encoding uncharacterized protein isoform X3, which produces MPVPIMNGHEGSRWDLLLRLDLLGAGEARLWQPRSWRRARGIDAGENTSMVVSWAERQGDGSRPSTPPLGMGSGGQSTSPAHVRVANTFNFNCVVIRTFCVAWTTELRQRCHHLLVSVQELRSAEHLQFPFPQLEGIGASVSDPE; this is translated from the exons ATGCCTGTTCCAATCATGAACGGACATGAAGGCAGCCGGTGGGATTTACTATTGCGTCTCGACCTACTCGGAGCAG GAGAGGCCAGGCTATGGCAGCCGCGGTCGTGGCGTCGTGCACGTGGCATCGACGCAGGTGAGAATACATCTATGGTAGTCTCGTGGGCCGAGCGTCAAGGTGATGGTAGCCGACCCTCCACGCCCCCTCTAGGGATGGGAAGTGGCGGGCAGAGTACCTCCCCCGCGCATGTCAG AGTTGCAAACACTTTCAATTTCAACTGTGTGGTGATCAGGACATTCTGTGTTGCTTGGACAACCGAGCTAAGACAGCGATGCCACCACCTACTTGTATCTGTACAGGAACTCCG TTCTGCTGAGCACCTTCAATTCCCCTTTCCCCAGCTCGAAGGAATTGGCGCCTCCGTTAGTGACCCCGAGTAG
- the LOC123062548 gene encoding uncharacterized protein isoform X1 has product MKKDQRKKTYERKNNDKKSGDSHARARPIPSPPPDAASPVLLPGSRRRPPPISSCDPGVAPPHLLPHFRRYLSIPSTTQSRRPLVRSRSRIRQRRSGQTRPSWITRIRMMGAWRWPWICYGDDGAGSAPATSGWRPATNPSLAVSIGIQPLLSVLGQGVWGCLLRRWTSTRRHLQHLPPVGLQDLYAQGLLLRA; this is encoded by the exons ATGAAAAAAGACCAGCGAAAAAAGACCTACGAAAGAAAAAACAACGACAAAAAATCAGGCGACTCGCACGCACGAGCGAGGCCTATCCCGTCGCCACCGCCCGACGCCGCCAGCCCCGTCCTCCTCCCTGGCTCCCGGCGCCGCCCGCCCCCCATCTCCTCCTGCGATCCTGGCGTCGCCCCGCCCCACCTTCTCCCTCACTTCCGGCGCTACCTATCGATCCCCTCGACGACACAGAGCCGCCGTCCTCTCGTGCGATCTCGCAGCCGCATCCGCCAACGCCGATCCGGGCAGACGCGGCCGTCGTGGATCACGAGGATCCGGATGATGGGGGCGTGGAGATGGCCATGGATCTGTTACGGCGACGACGGCGCCGGATCCGCACCCGCAACATCCGGATGGAGGCCGGCGACGAACCCTAGCCTAGCCGTCAGCATCGGGATCCAACCCCTTCTCTCGGTGTTGGGGCAAGGCGTATGGGGGTGCTTGTTGCGGCGGTGGACCTCGACCCGGCGACATCTGCAGCATCTCCCTCCCGTCGGGCTGCAGGACCTGTACGCCCAAG GTCTGCTACTGCGTGCATGA
- the LOC123062548 gene encoding uncharacterized protein isoform X2: MKKDQRKKTYERKNNDKKSGDSHARARPIPSPPPDAASPVLLPGSRRRPPPISSCDPGVAPPHLLPHFRRYLSIPSTTQSRRPLVRSRSRIRQRRSGQTRPSWITRIRMMGAWRWPWICYGDDGAGSAPATSGWRPATNPSLAVSIGIQPLLSVLGQGVWGCLLRRWTSTRRHLQHLPPVGLQDLYAQEM; encoded by the exons ATGAAAAAAGACCAGCGAAAAAAGACCTACGAAAGAAAAAACAACGACAAAAAATCAGGCGACTCGCACGCACGAGCGAGGCCTATCCCGTCGCCACCGCCCGACGCCGCCAGCCCCGTCCTCCTCCCTGGCTCCCGGCGCCGCCCGCCCCCCATCTCCTCCTGCGATCCTGGCGTCGCCCCGCCCCACCTTCTCCCTCACTTCCGGCGCTACCTATCGATCCCCTCGACGACACAGAGCCGCCGTCCTCTCGTGCGATCTCGCAGCCGCATCCGCCAACGCCGATCCGGGCAGACGCGGCCGTCGTGGATCACGAGGATCCGGATGATGGGGGCGTGGAGATGGCCATGGATCTGTTACGGCGACGACGGCGCCGGATCCGCACCCGCAACATCCGGATGGAGGCCGGCGACGAACCCTAGCCTAGCCGTCAGCATCGGGATCCAACCCCTTCTCTCGGTGTTGGGGCAAGGCGTATGGGGGTGCTTGTTGCGGCGGTGGACCTCGACCCGGCGACATCTGCAGCATCTCCCTCCCGTCGGGCTGCAGGACCTGTACGCCCAAG AGATGTGA